In one Nomascus leucogenys isolate Asia chromosome 13, Asia_NLE_v1, whole genome shotgun sequence genomic region, the following are encoded:
- the CEBPB gene encoding CCAAT/enhancer-binding protein beta has translation MQRLVAWDPACLPLPPPPPAFKSMEVANFYYEADCLAAAYGGKAAPAAPPAARPGPRPPAGELGSIGDHERAIDFSPYLEPLGAPQAPAPATATDTFEAAPPAPAPAPASSGQHHDFLSDLFSDDYGGKNCKKPAEYGYVSLGRLGAAKGALHPGCFAPLHPPPPPPPPPAELKAEPGFEPADCKRKEEAGAPGGGAGMAAGFPYALRAYLGYQAVPSGSSGSLSTSSSSSPPGTPSPADAKAPQTACYAGAAPAPSQVKSKAKKTVDKHSDEYKIRRERNNIAVRKSRDKAKMRNLETQHKVLELTAENERLQKKVEQLSRELSTLRNLFKQLPEPLLASSGHC, from the coding sequence ATGCAACGCCTGGTGGCCTGGGACCCAGCATGTCTCcccctgccgccgccgccgcctgccTTTAAATCCATGGAAGTGGCCAACTTCTACTACGAGGCGGACTGCTTGGCTGCTGCGTACGGCGGCAAGGCGGCCCCCGCGGCGCCCCCCGCGGCCAGACCCGGGCCGCGCCCCCCCGCCGGCGAGCTGGGCAGCATCGGCGACCACGAGCGCGCCATCGACTTCAGCCCGTACCTGGAGCCGCTGGGCGCGCCGCAGGCCCCGGCGCCCGCCACGGCCACGGACACCTTCGAGGCGGCTCCGCCCGCGCCCGCCCCCGCGCCCGCCTCCTCCGGGCAGCACCACGACTTCCTCTCTGACCTCTTCTCCGACGACTACGGGGGCAAGAACTGCAAGAAGCCGGCCGAGTACGGCTACGTGAGCCTGGGGCGCCTGGGGGCCGCCAAGGGCGCGCTGCACCCCGGTTGCTTCGCGCCCCTGCACCcaccgcccccgccgccgccgccgcccgccgagCTCAAGGCGGAGCCGGGCTTCGAGCCCGCGGACTGCAAGCGGAAGGAGGAGGCCGGGGCGCCGGGCGGCGGCGCAGGCATGGCGGCGGGCTTCCCGTACGCGCTGCGCGCTTACCTCGGCTACCAGGCGGTGCCGAGCGGCAGCAGCGGGAGCCTCTCCACGTCCTCGTCGTCCAGCCCGCCCGGCACGCCGAGCCCGGCTGACGCCAAGGCGCCCCAGACCGCCTGCTACGCGGGGGCCGCGCCGGCGCCCTCGCAGGTCAAGAGCAAGGCCAAGAAGACCGTGGACAAGCACAGCGACGAGTACAAGATCCGGCGCGAGCGCAACAACATCGCGGTGCGCAAGAGCCGCGACAAGGCCAAGATGCGCAACCTGGAGACGCAGCACAAGGTCCTGGAGCTCACGGCCGAGAACGAGCGGCTGCAGAAGAAGGTGGAGCAGCTGTCGCGCGAGCTCAGCACCCTGCGGAACTTGTTCAAGCAGCTGCCCGAGCCCCTGCTCGCCTCCTCCGGCCACTGCTAG